Below is a window of Planctomycetes bacterium MalM25 DNA.
TCCTCCATGTCGACGTCGCCGACCTCTTCCCGAGAGATCTCGGTGCGGCGCTCGTCGATCAGGCGGCTCTTGAGCAGCTCCTCCATGTCCTCGCGGATGATGCCGTAGATGCGCTGCTCGTCGCCCAGGATGTCGAGGTACTCGGCGATCTCGGTGAGCAGTTGGGCGTGCTCGTCGGCGAGCTTCTCCTGCTCGAGGTTGACCAGCTGACCGAGCGTCATCTTGAGGATCGCGTCCGCCTGAACCGGCGTGAGCGAGTACTCCTCGGCGACGCCCCGCTCGTCCTGGAACTGCCCGTAGCCTTCGTCGCCCAGGGCCCGCTGGAGCAGGGCGCCGGGCGTCTTGATCTGCATCAAGGCCTGTTTGGCCTCGGGCTGCGTCTTGCTGGCGCGGATGACGCGGATCACCTCGTCGATGTTCGCGTGCGCTAGCAGCAGGCCCTGCACCGTGTGCTTCCGTTTGCGGGCGCGGGCAAGGAGGAACTGGGTCCGCCGGCGGATCACGATCACGCGGTGGCGGACGAACTCCTCGAGCATCTCCTTGAGGTTCAGCACGCGCGGCTTGCCGTCGACCAGCGCTAAGAAGATGACGCTCTGCGACTCCTGCAGCGGCGAGAACTTGTAGAGCTGGTTCAGCACGACGTCCGGGTCGGCGTCGCGCTTCAGCTCGATGACGACCCGCACCGGCTCCTTGAGGTCCGACTCGTCGCGCACGGCGCTGATGCCGGCGATCTTGCCGTCGTTCACCAGGCCGGCGATCTTCTTGATGACGTTGTCGCGCGACTGCTGGTAGGGGATCTCGTGGACGAGGATCCGCTTCTTCCGTTTGTCCTCCTCGATGCTGGTCTTCGCGCGGAGGACGACCGTGCTGCGGCCCGAGTGGTAGCCCTTGTGGATGCCGCTGCGACCGCAGATGACCCCGCCGGTCGGGAAGTCGGGCCCCGGGATGTGCTCCATCAGCTCGCCGATGCTGATCAGCGGGTTGTCGATCAGCGCGATCACGCCCCGGCAGACCTCGCCCAGGTTGTGGGGCGGGATGCTTGTGGCCATGCCGACGGCGATGCCGCCCGAGCCGTTGACGATCAGGTTGGGGAACTTTGAGGGCAGGACCGAGGGCTCGGTCAGCTTCTCGTCGTAGGTCGGCACGTAGTCGACCGTGTCGAGCTTCATGTCCTCCAGCATCAGCGAGGCGACGTTCGACAGCCGCGCCTCGGTGTAACGCATAGCCGCTGGGGGGAGGCCCGCGATGCTGCCGAAGTTCCCCTGCGGCGAGATCAGCAGGCACCGCGTCGACCACTCCTGCGCCATGCGGACGAGCGTCGGGTAGATGGCGCCGTCGCCGTGCGGGTGGTAGCGCTTCATCGTCTCGCCGACGATACCGGCGCACTTGCTGGTGCTGCCCCCCGGGCCGAGGCCCAGGTCGTTCATGGCGACCAGGATGCGGCGTTGCGAGGGCTTGAGGCCGTCGCGCACGTCGGGCAGCGCGCGGCTCACGATCACGCTCATCGCGTAGGTGAGGTACGACTCCTTCAGCTCGTCCTCGATCGGCAGGTCGATCAGCTTCTTGGCGATCGCCTCGGTAGCGGGGTCGAAGCCGGGGGCCAGGCCGCTCTGGCTCAGGTCGCCGGCGTCGTCGCCGGGGCCCGGGTGACCGCCGCCGGATTGCGGGTCTTGGGAGTCGTCCGGTCCGTTCGTTTCGTCAGCCACGCAGAGGTCCTTTGAGAGCCACGGCTTCGTGTCGCGCTCGACGCTCGGCGAGGGCCCGGAATGGGCCGCCGCGGGGCGTCGATTGGAGCCCTGTAATTTACCCTTTTTCGCCCCGCTCTAGTACCCGCCAAGCGCCCACGGATGGGCCTGTTTTTCTAGGGGCTTTCGAGCCCTTCTCGGGCGATCCGCTCAGCCAGCCGATCCGCGTACCAGGGCGCCCAGAGCGAGCCCTTCGAGCCGAGCCCGTTCAGCCACCCGACGCGGGGCGCTTCCTCGGAGAACCCGGACAACGGGCGCCGGTCGGAGGTGGCCGGCCGGATCGCGGCTTGGTGGTCGACGACGTGGTAGTCGCTCACCCCGGCGGCGGCGAGTCGGACGACCAACTCCTCCCGCCCCGCCGCGGTCGGCGTCGAATTGAGGTCTTCCCAGGTGTGCGTCGAGCCGACCCGGAACCGGCCGGGGAGGCCCGACTCGTCCGGCGCGATCCAGACGCCGCGGTGCACGACGCGGGCGTCCCGCAGCGTGGGCGATTCGATCGTGAGGACTTCCCCTTTCGCGGGGGCCAACTGGGTAGCGGGGGCCAAGCGCCCGTCGGACAGCCCCGGCGCATGGCCTTGGCACAGCACGACCAGCCGAGCGGTGACCCCGAGTCGGCGGATCGCGACGCCCGAGGCGGTGACCGTCAGCTCATGTTCCGATTTGAGCTCCGCTTGGAGATATCGGTCGTTCGCTTGCAACCGATCCCGCGTGGCCGCCAGGTACGCCCCCACGTTCAGTCGGGCCGCCCCGGTCATCACGAAGCCGCCCCAAGGGGCCGGCATCGCCTCGGGTAGTTCGCTTGCCGTTGCGAGGCGGGTGTGCCGCTGGAACTCGTCGTCGAGCAGGCGCTCGTCGAAGCGGGCCCGCTCCGCGTCATCGATAAACAGCCGGATGGCTGGACGTTCTGCAAGCAGCGACTCGCCGACCTCGCTCTCAACCCGGCGGTAGAAGTCGCGGGCGGATCGCCACTGCGTGTCGAATTCTTCGGCCACGGTCAGCCGCTTGCCGGTCACGGGCGTGATGAGCCCCGCGGCGACGCGCGACGCGCTCGGCCGGCCCGCCCCGTCCACGCCGCCCCGATCGACGACGACCGCCGACACGCCCCGCTCCGCCAGCCGCCAGGCGAGCGCCGAGCCGGCGAGGCCCTGTCCGAGGATCAGCACGTCGGTGTGGCGGGGGGGCATCGGGTCAGCGTACCGTCGGGAGGGGGGAACGTGCTAGAATTGGAGGATCGCCTTCCCGCGAGCCGCGCTGGTTAGAGAGCCGTCCATGAGCACCCAACCGATCCCCGCCCGCACCGCCGAGGAGTACCTCGCGTTTGAACGCGCGAGCGAGGAGCGTCACGAGTTCGTGAACGGGCAGATCCGCCTGATGAGCGGCGCCAGCCGGGCGCACAACCTGATCGCGATGAACCTGTCCGGCCTCGTCCATGCGCAGCTCAAAGGGCGTCCCTGCGAGGCGTACTCGGTCGATATGCGGGTGAAGATCGCCGAGGACGGCCGCTACACCTACCCCGACATGGCGGTCGTCTGCGACGAGCCCGAGTTCGAGGACGCCGTGTTCGACACGCTGCTCAACCCGAACGCGCTGGTCGAGATCCTCAGCCCCTCGACCGGCGACTACGACCGGGGCGAGAAGTTCGCCAGCTATCGCAACCTGACGTCGCTGCGCGAGTATGTGCTCATCAGCCAGCACCGCCCCCAGGTGGAGCACTTCGTCCGCCTGGGCGACGGGGGCTGGCGTTTCAGCCCTACCGAAGGCGCCGACGGGCTCGTCCAGCTCGTCACCGCGGAGATACAACTTCCGCTTGCGGAACTCTACGATAAAGTCCGATTCGATACCGACGGCGAACCGAAGACCAACTGAACAGGCAGCATGGATTTCAGCGAACGACTCAAGCGAGCCACCCAACGCGGCCACAGCGCCCGAGCCGAGAAGGAGCTCGAGGCCGCCGCCGACGCGATGAGCGAAGAGGAGCAACGCCGCCGGCA
It encodes the following:
- the gyrA gene encoding DNA gyrase subunit A — translated: MADETNGPDDSQDPQSGGGHPGPGDDAGDLSQSGLAPGFDPATEAIAKKLIDLPIEDELKESYLTYAMSVIVSRALPDVRDGLKPSQRRILVAMNDLGLGPGGSTSKCAGIVGETMKRYHPHGDGAIYPTLVRMAQEWSTRCLLISPQGNFGSIAGLPPAAMRYTEARLSNVASLMLEDMKLDTVDYVPTYDEKLTEPSVLPSKFPNLIVNGSGGIAVGMATSIPPHNLGEVCRGVIALIDNPLISIGELMEHIPGPDFPTGGVICGRSGIHKGYHSGRSTVVLRAKTSIEEDKRKKRILVHEIPYQQSRDNVIKKIAGLVNDGKIAGISAVRDESDLKEPVRVVIELKRDADPDVVLNQLYKFSPLQESQSVIFLALVDGKPRVLNLKEMLEEFVRHRVIVIRRRTQFLLARARKRKHTVQGLLLAHANIDEVIRVIRASKTQPEAKQALMQIKTPGALLQRALGDEGYGQFQDERGVAEEYSLTPVQADAILKMTLGQLVNLEQEKLADEHAQLLTEIAEYLDILGDEQRIYGIIREDMEELLKSRLIDERRTEISREEVGDVDMEDLIEEETMVVSISHNGYIKRTAASVYQAQKRGGKGIKGAKTDDDDPIEHLFVTSTHHYLMFFTNLGKVYWQKVYNLPELARDAKGRAVVNLLNLAEGEKIADCRAVRDFDAPDHYLMMATRGGLVKKTDLSAYRRPMKTGIIAIKLKEGDELVDVAVVEKGDEVLLVTADGMAIRFDESDARPMGRNSSGVKGINLVGDDTLAGMVVADPEATLLTATENGYGKRTPFGPNAAAAEDASEDDNSSSARYRTQNRGGKGLRDIKTTDRNGRVVGVARVTDADELLMMTARGKLQRIRAADVSTIGRNTQGVRIMNVDDGDTLTAIVRVPQEENEDVSEGEVTPEGGDS
- a CDS encoding bifunctional tRNA (mnm(5)s(2)U34)-methyltransferase/FAD-dependent cmnm(5)s(2)U34 oxidoreductase, which codes for MPPRHTDVLILGQGLAGSALAWRLAERGVSAVVVDRGGVDGAGRPSASRVAAGLITPVTGKRLTVAEEFDTQWRSARDFYRRVESEVGESLLAERPAIRLFIDDAERARFDERLLDDEFQRHTRLATASELPEAMPAPWGGFVMTGAARLNVGAYLAATRDRLQANDRYLQAELKSEHELTVTASGVAIRRLGVTARLVVLCQGHAPGLSDGRLAPATQLAPAKGEVLTIESPTLRDARVVHRGVWIAPDESGLPGRFRVGSTHTWEDLNSTPTAAGREELVVRLAAAGVSDYHVVDHQAAIRPATSDRRPLSGFSEEAPRVGWLNGLGSKGSLWAPWYADRLAERIAREGLESP